One window of Actinomycetota bacterium genomic DNA carries:
- a CDS encoding maleylpyruvate isomerase family mycothiol-dependent enzyme has translation MAAAVAYLDRVEPALGRAAARFRDMAVSAHYPNAKVPGTEWTIQDVTAHVASVVTRYAEGPEGGGTWAERPADLAGINQRSIEVLGGVAMEELGARIDRDVATLVAQVRSYGDPPPSFRFHGGEEVRADTGLGILLGELLVHGWDIARATGRPWPIDPADAELVVEGVEPILPGWVDPERARRLTATYALRLRGQGTHVWSFRDGRLQVEADGRRPDVTISAEPVALLLVLYKRRSQWPAIARGRLLAWGRRPWLAFSLAGRFHQP, from the coding sequence ATGGCCGCCGCCGTCGCCTACCTCGACCGGGTCGAGCCCGCCCTCGGCCGCGCCGCCGCCCGGTTCCGGGACATGGCCGTCTCGGCCCACTACCCCAACGCCAAGGTCCCGGGGACGGAGTGGACGATCCAGGACGTCACCGCCCACGTGGCGTCCGTGGTCACCCGCTACGCCGAGGGGCCCGAGGGCGGCGGCACCTGGGCGGAGCGCCCGGCGGACCTGGCCGGCATCAACCAGCGCTCGATCGAGGTGCTCGGCGGCGTCGCCATGGAGGAGCTGGGGGCGAGGATCGACCGGGACGTCGCCACCCTGGTCGCCCAGGTCCGGTCCTACGGCGACCCGCCGCCCTCGTTCCGCTTCCACGGCGGCGAGGAGGTGCGGGCCGACACCGGCCTCGGGATCCTGCTCGGCGAGCTGCTCGTCCACGGCTGGGACATCGCCCGCGCCACCGGCCGGCCCTGGCCGATCGACCCGGCCGACGCCGAGCTGGTCGTCGAAGGGGTCGAGCCGATCCTCCCCGGCTGGGTCGACCCCGAACGGGCCCGCCGCCTGACCGCCACCTACGCCCTGCGCCTGCGCGGCCAGGGCACCCACGTCTGGTCCTTCCGCGACGGCCGCCTCCAGGTGGAGGCGGACGGCCGCCGGCCCGACGTGACGATCTCCGCCGAGCCGGTCGCCCTGCTGCTGGTCCTCTACAAGCGCCGCTCGCAGTGGCCGGCGATCGCCCGGGGCAGGCTGCTGGCCTGGGGCCGCCGCCCCTGGCTCGCCTTCTCGCTGGCCGGCCGCTTCCACCAGCCCTGA